A single genomic interval of Sulfurovum sp. TSL6 harbors:
- the atpG gene encoding ATP synthase F1 subunit gamma, whose protein sequence is MANLKEIKRKIGSVKNTQKTTNAMKLVSSAKLKRTEELAKRSRVYAEKLTGLLNEIAQKMQQSNADGIDNLYFKDAQNPKMVDIVFITADKGLCGGFNSQTIKRVNKLIAEYKAQNVKVRLRAVGRKGIDYFKFNNFELNDEIVGLSAAPDFKQAAEFISEVAESYVQGETDKIVLIHNGYVNMITQEVREDQVLPVDSSKLVLDAVSTSELEVEPDDDDTLLDALVKRYIEYTMYYSLIDSLAAEHSARMQAMDAATSNAKEMVKELTVKYNKARQEAITTELIEIISGMESMK, encoded by the coding sequence ATGGCTAATTTAAAAGAGATAAAGCGTAAGATTGGAAGTGTTAAAAACACACAAAAGACCACTAACGCTATGAAGCTTGTCTCTTCTGCTAAATTAAAAAGAACAGAAGAGCTTGCTAAAAGATCTAGAGTCTATGCTGAAAAATTGACTGGCCTCTTGAATGAGATCGCTCAAAAAATGCAGCAATCTAATGCTGACGGTATAGACAATCTCTATTTTAAGGATGCACAAAATCCTAAGATGGTAGACATTGTATTTATTACAGCAGATAAAGGTCTTTGTGGCGGTTTTAACTCACAAACAATCAAAAGAGTAAACAAGTTGATTGCTGAGTATAAAGCACAGAATGTGAAAGTACGTCTTAGAGCAGTAGGTAGAAAAGGTATCGATTATTTTAAATTCAATAATTTTGAATTAAACGATGAAATCGTAGGACTTTCTGCCGCACCTGATTTTAAGCAAGCTGCAGAGTTCATCTCTGAAGTGGCTGAATCATACGTACAGGGTGAGACAGATAAGATCGTTTTGATCCATAATGGTTATGTAAACATGATCACTCAAGAAGTTAGAGAAGATCAGGTTTTACCAGTGGATTCATCAAAACTAGTTCTTGATGCTGTTTCAACTTCTGAACTTGAAGTGGAACCAGATGACGATGATACACTTCTTGATGCATTGGTTAAGCGTTATATTGAGTATACGATGTATTACTCACTTATCGATTCATTGGCAGCAGAACACTCTGCTCGTATGCAAGCGATGGACGCAGCAACTAGCAATGCAAAAGAGATGGTAAAAGAACTTACTGTGAAGTATAACAAAGCAAGACAAGAAGCCATTACTACTGAACTCATAGAGATCATCAGTGGTATGGAATCAATGAAATAA
- the atpA gene encoding F0F1 ATP synthase subunit alpha yields the protein MAVKLQADEISSIIKERIENFEIDVDINEVGKVVGIADGISTVYGLNNVMAGEVVEFDNGARGLVLNLEEANVGVVVLGSSAGIKEGMSVKRAGDLLKTPVGDGMIGRVVNPLGEPIDGKGAVEATEHRFIEEKAPGIMARKSVHEPLQTGIKAIDALVPVGRGQRELIIGDRQTGKTTLAIDTIINQKGQDVVCIYVAIGQKQSTVAATVKKLEEHGAMDYTIIVTAGAADSSALQFLAPYAGVTMAEYFRDNGRHAVIFYDDLSKHAVAYREMSLILRRPPGREAYPGDVFYLHSRLLERAAKLSDDLGAGSITAFPIIETQAGDVAAYIPTNVISITDGQIFLETDLFNSGIRPAINVGLSVSRVGGAAQIKATKQVSGTLRLDLASFRELQAFAQFASDLDDYTRGQLERGQRMVEVLKQGPYQPVAIEKQVVIIFAGANGYLDDIAASSVTKFEADLMPFMEAKYANILDAIRTEKKISDDTDGELRKAIEDFKASFAG from the coding sequence GTGGCAGTTAAATTGCAAGCAGATGAGATAAGTTCGATCATCAAAGAAAGAATTGAGAATTTTGAAATTGATGTTGACATCAATGAAGTAGGAAAAGTAGTAGGTATCGCAGACGGTATTTCAACAGTATATGGTCTTAACAATGTTATGGCTGGTGAAGTTGTAGAGTTTGATAATGGTGCTAGAGGACTTGTATTAAACCTTGAAGAGGCAAACGTTGGTGTTGTTGTTCTTGGTTCAAGTGCAGGGATCAAAGAAGGTATGAGCGTTAAAAGAGCAGGAGACCTTCTTAAAACACCAGTAGGTGACGGTATGATTGGTAGAGTTGTGAACCCACTTGGTGAGCCAATTGACGGTAAAGGTGCAGTTGAAGCAACTGAGCATAGATTTATCGAAGAGAAAGCACCAGGGATCATGGCTAGAAAATCAGTACATGAGCCACTTCAAACAGGTATCAAAGCGATTGATGCACTTGTACCAGTTGGTAGAGGACAAAGAGAGCTTATCATTGGAGATAGACAAACGGGTAAAACAACATTGGCTATCGATACGATCATCAACCAAAAAGGTCAAGATGTCGTATGTATCTATGTTGCGATCGGTCAAAAACAATCAACAGTAGCGGCTACTGTGAAGAAGCTTGAAGAGCACGGTGCAATGGATTACACAATTATTGTAACTGCTGGTGCAGCTGATTCTTCAGCACTTCAGTTCTTAGCTCCTTATGCTGGTGTAACAATGGCTGAATACTTCAGAGACAATGGTAGACATGCAGTCATCTTCTATGATGACCTTTCTAAGCACGCTGTTGCATATAGAGAGATGTCATTGATCCTTAGAAGACCTCCAGGTAGAGAAGCATACCCAGGTGATGTTTTCTATCTTCACTCAAGACTTCTTGAAAGAGCGGCAAAGCTTTCTGATGATCTAGGTGCTGGTTCTATTACTGCATTCCCTATCATTGAAACTCAAGCGGGTGATGTTGCGGCGTATATTCCGACAAACGTTATTTCTATTACAGATGGTCAGATCTTCTTAGAGACTGATCTATTCAACTCAGGTATCAGACCAGCAATTAACGTAGGTCTTTCTGTATCAAGAGTTGGTGGTGCTGCACAAATCAAAGCAACGAAACAAGTTTCTGGTACATTGAGACTTGATCTTGCTTCATTTAGAGAGCTTCAGGCATTTGCACAATTCGCATCTGATCTTGATGACTATACAAGAGGTCAGCTTGAGCGTGGTCAAAGAATGGTAGAGGTACTTAAACAGGGACCTTACCAACCAGTTGCAATTGAAAAACAAGTTGTAATTATCTTTGCAGGTGCAAATGGATACCTTGATGATATTGCTGCATCTTCTGTAACAAAATTTGAAGCAGATCTTATGCCATTTATGGAAGCAAAATATGCAAATATTCTTGATGCGATCAGAACTGAGAAGAAAATCTCTGATGATACAGACGGAGAATTACGTAAAGCTATCGAAGATTTCAAAGCTTCATTTGCTGGATAA
- a CDS encoding F0F1 ATP synthase subunit delta, with amino-acid sequence MEELIAKRYAKALSSVSKDLPGILEVLNVLSEVVSSAEIKSTLTSPIISSENKTAMILSAFSDKDVTLVNFIKILGENGRLDLIPAITKVLNSDQQRVSNEYEGVLKSTSSLDEGVLADLEETLKKYTGSTIKLTQEKSDLEGLRVSVDDLGIEVNFSKQRVKEQLIDFIKKSL; translated from the coding sequence ATGGAAGAGTTAATTGCTAAAAGATATGCAAAAGCACTTTCTTCGGTATCTAAAGACCTCCCAGGTATTTTAGAAGTACTTAATGTACTTAGTGAAGTTGTAAGCAGTGCAGAGATCAAGTCCACATTGACATCTCCGATCATTTCAAGTGAAAATAAGACAGCAATGATCTTATCTGCATTTAGTGATAAAGATGTAACACTTGTAAACTTCATTAAGATTTTAGGTGAAAACGGAAGATTGGATCTTATACCTGCTATTACAAAAGTATTGAATTCAGATCAGCAAAGGGTTTCAAATGAGTATGAAGGTGTATTGAAAAGCACATCATCACTTGATGAAGGGGTATTGGCTGATCTTGAAGAGACACTTAAAAAGTATACAGGTTCAACGATTAAATTGACACAAGAAAAGAGTGACCTTGAAGGGCTACGCGTTTCAGTGGATGATTTGGGTATAGAGGTAAACTTCTCTAAGCAGAGAGTTAAAGAACAATTAATTGATTTCATTAAGAAATCTTTGTAG
- a CDS encoding F0F1 ATP synthase subunit B — protein sequence MKKIVLLSLLMVPAILLASTDAESSRYFAQTGRESDFWPRVVNFTIFAALLYYLIANPIKNFFKGRSEGIAMQLNEIEKKLQAAKDEKKEAQNRLDESKKRAEEILADAKAEATLLAEKIANANQNDLALLDKQLEEKISLEERRSAREAIDEILSENITADDIMLDEAKVVEIISKKVA from the coding sequence ATGAAAAAAATAGTACTATTGTCTTTGCTTATGGTACCTGCAATTCTTTTGGCTAGTACTGATGCTGAATCAAGCCGTTACTTTGCTCAAACTGGTAGAGAATCAGACTTTTGGCCAAGAGTAGTTAACTTTACAATCTTTGCAGCTTTGCTTTACTATTTGATCGCCAACCCGATCAAAAACTTCTTTAAAGGTAGAAGTGAAGGTATTGCAATGCAGTTAAATGAGATTGAAAAGAAACTTCAAGCAGCCAAAGATGAGAAAAAAGAAGCACAGAATCGTTTAGATGAAAGCAAAAAGAGAGCAGAAGAAATTCTTGCTGATGCAAAAGCAGAAGCTACGCTCTTAGCAGAAAAGATCGCAAATGCAAATCAAAATGACTTGGCTCTTTTAGATAAGCAACTTGAAGAGAAAATATCTCTAGAAGAGAGAAGATCAGCAAGAGAAGCAATCGATGAGATATTAAGTGAGAATATCACTGCAGATGACATCATGTTAGATGAAGCTAAAGTTGTTGAAATTATTTCTAAGAAGGTGGCGTAA
- a CDS encoding F0F1 ATP synthase subunit B', with protein MLDIHLPLMLFVLALFLTLLVLLNNMLFQPLVKFMDDRDHSIAKDLEAAKGLSGNSDELNAKADEIISNAKNEAAGIRQKAIDDEKTLAASKIETKQNELETEYNKFVEKLNSDKENLKNSLLSQMPLFKESLKAKFSKLIRRDEYEKNSTIVFAYGTCNSFG; from the coding sequence ATGCTTGACATACATTTACCATTGATGTTGTTCGTATTGGCTTTGTTCCTAACCCTACTTGTTCTTTTAAATAATATGCTATTTCAGCCATTGGTGAAATTTATGGATGACAGAGATCACTCTATAGCAAAAGATTTAGAAGCTGCAAAAGGTCTTAGTGGTAACAGCGACGAACTAAATGCAAAGGCAGATGAAATTATTAGCAATGCTAAAAATGAAGCTGCGGGAATCAGACAGAAAGCAATTGATGATGAAAAAACATTGGCTGCAAGTAAAATTGAGACCAAACAAAATGAATTAGAAACTGAGTATAACAAATTCGTAGAAAAGCTAAACTCTGACAAAGAGAACCTTAAAAACTCTCTTCTTTCTCAAATGCCTCTTTTTAAAGAGAGCCTAAAAGCTAAATTTAGCAAATTAATAAGAAGGGATGAATATGAAAAAAATAGTACTATTGTCTTTGCTTATGGTACCTGCAATTCTTTTGGCTAG
- a CDS encoding ParB/RepB/Spo0J family partition protein: MALGRGLGEILSEVEEAYEKDLSDIDSFELESQGARVEEIAVNRIAANPFQPRKHFDEQALKELSQSIAEHGLLQPIVVIEKEDGYLLIAGERRLRAHKLAKITKIKAIIANVDIDEVRLRELALIENIQRENLNAIELANSYAELIEVHNITHDDLSSIVHKSRSQITNTMRLLSLSPYVQEQLVEGKISQGHAKVLVGLDEKKQKIVIDSVIGQKLSVRDTENMVKNHKGDVSANVPKKEKSTLLEKYTDMLAELLPFKYKLKAKSIEISFDNEKEVEDFLTQFHALNTKK; the protein is encoded by the coding sequence ATGGCATTAGGCAGAGGACTGGGAGAGATCCTTTCGGAAGTAGAAGAGGCTTATGAAAAAGATTTAAGCGATATTGATAGTTTTGAGCTTGAATCACAAGGGGCTAGGGTAGAGGAAATAGCTGTTAATCGTATTGCTGCAAACCCTTTTCAACCACGTAAACATTTTGATGAGCAAGCCCTCAAAGAGTTAAGCCAGTCTATTGCAGAGCATGGACTGCTTCAGCCTATCGTTGTTATAGAAAAAGAAGATGGGTATCTTCTTATCGCCGGTGAACGTCGTCTTAGAGCACATAAACTTGCAAAAATCACCAAGATAAAAGCAATTATTGCGAATGTAGATATCGATGAAGTCAGACTCCGTGAGCTTGCACTTATCGAAAATATACAAAGAGAAAACCTCAATGCTATTGAACTTGCAAACTCTTATGCAGAATTGATAGAAGTCCATAATATCACACATGATGACCTCTCTTCTATTGTGCACAAAAGCCGTTCACAGATCACCAATACAATGCGTCTTCTAAGCCTCTCTCCTTATGTTCAGGAACAACTTGTTGAAGGAAAGATATCACAGGGACATGCAAAGGTTCTGGTCGGACTTGATGAAAAGAAACAAAAAATTGTGATAGATAGTGTGATAGGTCAGAAACTCAGTGTACGTGATACAGAAAATATGGTGAAGAATCATAAAGGAGATGTGTCTGCAAATGTACCCAAAAAAGAAAAATCAACGCTATTGGAAAAATATACTGATATGTTAGCAGAACTTTTACCTTTTAAGTATAAGCTCAAAGCAAAAAGTATTGAAATCAGTTTTGATAACGAAAAAGAAGTTGAAGACTTTTTAACTCAGTTTCATGCACTGAATACGAAGAAATAA
- a CDS encoding ParA family protein — translation MSEIISIANQKGGVGKTTTAVNLAASLAEKGKKVLLLDIDPQSNATTSLGFSRGDYEYNIYHVLIGSKKISEVILKTEVKNLQLVPSNIGLVGIEKEFYNPKAKNRELFLKGKLQEVVSKFDFIIIDSPPALGPITINALSASDSVIIPIQCEFFALEGLAQLLNTVGLLKKTINPKLKIKGFLPTMYSGQNNLSKQVLADLSHHFKDKLFHIKKGKQCIVVPRNVKIAESPSFGKPVTSYAASSKGSVAYRDLATVIARG, via the coding sequence ATGAGCGAAATAATTAGCATTGCCAACCAAAAAGGTGGCGTAGGAAAAACAACAACAGCAGTAAATTTGGCAGCCTCTTTGGCTGAAAAAGGAAAGAAAGTCTTACTTCTTGACATTGATCCGCAGTCCAATGCAACAACAAGTTTAGGCTTTAGTAGAGGTGATTATGAATATAATATCTATCATGTACTTATCGGAAGTAAAAAGATTTCAGAAGTTATCCTTAAAACAGAAGTTAAAAATCTTCAACTTGTGCCTTCTAACATTGGTTTGGTAGGTATAGAAAAAGAGTTTTATAATCCTAAGGCAAAAAATAGAGAGTTGTTTCTTAAAGGAAAACTTCAAGAAGTTGTTTCAAAATTTGATTTTATTATTATAGATTCACCTCCGGCATTGGGGCCTATTACCATTAATGCTTTGAGTGCATCTGATTCTGTGATTATACCTATTCAGTGTGAGTTTTTCGCATTGGAAGGATTGGCACAGCTGCTCAATACTGTAGGTCTTTTGAAAAAAACGATCAATCCAAAACTCAAGATCAAAGGTTTTTTACCTACGATGTATTCAGGTCAAAATAACCTTTCTAAACAGGTACTTGCTGATTTGAGTCATCATTTTAAAGATAAACTTTTTCACATTAAAAAAGGGAAACAGTGTATCGTTGTACCACGAAATGTAAAGATCGCAGAGAGTCCAAGTTTTGGTAAACCAGTGACTTCATATGCTGCAAGTTCAAAAGGTTCTGTAGCCTATAGAGACCTTGCAACAGTCATAGCAAGAGGTTAG
- a CDS encoding biotin--[acetyl-CoA-carboxylase] ligase, protein MEILYFNTLPSTQKYLLEQLKKKKLQTPVAVIANQQDAGIGSRDNTWSGGEGNFFASIALDLDTLPEDLSLGSASIYFSFIMKQTLEALDENIWLKWPNDFYLNDEKIGGTITQKLNNTLICGMGINLKDSQNGYRALECDISAQNLLEKYLEKFEKLPKWKQIFREYEIEFEQSRKFSVHIENDKKSLADATLCEDGSLIIEGKRVFSLR, encoded by the coding sequence TTGGAGATACTCTACTTTAATACGCTTCCCTCTACACAAAAGTATCTTCTGGAACAATTAAAGAAGAAAAAGCTGCAAACCCCTGTAGCAGTTATTGCAAATCAGCAAGATGCCGGTATCGGGAGTCGCGACAATACTTGGTCGGGGGGAGAAGGAAATTTTTTTGCTTCTATTGCACTAGATCTCGATACACTTCCTGAAGATTTATCACTTGGCTCTGCTTCTATCTATTTTTCTTTTATCATGAAACAGACACTTGAGGCACTTGATGAAAATATTTGGTTAAAGTGGCCCAATGATTTCTATTTAAATGATGAAAAAATAGGCGGAACAATTACCCAAAAATTAAATAATACGCTAATATGTGGAATGGGGATTAATTTAAAAGATTCTCAAAATGGCTATAGAGCCTTGGAATGCGATATTTCAGCCCAAAATCTATTAGAAAAGTATCTTGAGAAATTTGAAAAACTTCCAAAATGGAAGCAAATCTTTAGAGAGTATGAGATAGAATTTGAGCAAAGTAGAAAGTTTTCAGTGCATATTGAAAACGATAAAAAGAGCCTCGCAGATGCGACTTTATGTGAAGATGGCTCTTTAATTATAGAGGGGAAGAGGGTGTTTAGTTTACGATGA
- the fmt gene encoding methionyl-tRNA formyltransferase, with product MKYKIVYMGTPHYAKEILDTLIQADDMEVSLVLTQPDRPVGRKKVLTAPPVKELALQHGIPVLQPHRLSDEGIEDAIKELKPDFIVVAAFGQILPKSILDIAPCINLHASLLPQYRGASPVQQSLLNGDKKTGVTSMLMEEGLDTGPMLEKIEFVIPADMRLHALMAQLTLDACTLTLSTIRNYENITPQMQNEAEATLCKKIKKSDGEIDFEDAGLIYNKYRAFEGWPGIFTTNGTKLDGVNLIDTTSDNRVLEILSFDEESVVVGCRKGALKIATLQPASKKAMSAKAYCVGRGLKVGDTLL from the coding sequence ATGAAATACAAAATAGTCTACATGGGTACACCCCATTACGCAAAAGAGATCTTAGATACACTGATTCAGGCTGATGATATGGAAGTGTCGTTGGTTCTCACACAACCAGACCGTCCTGTAGGACGTAAGAAAGTTTTGACTGCACCTCCAGTAAAAGAATTAGCATTACAACATGGTATCCCTGTCTTGCAGCCTCATCGTTTAAGTGATGAAGGTATCGAAGATGCTATCAAAGAGTTGAAACCTGATTTTATAGTGGTGGCAGCATTTGGGCAGATCTTGCCTAAAAGTATCTTGGATATTGCACCTTGCATTAACTTACATGCTTCACTCTTACCCCAGTATAGAGGTGCTTCTCCTGTACAACAATCTTTACTGAACGGCGATAAAAAAACAGGTGTTACTTCCATGCTGATGGAAGAGGGGTTAGATACGGGTCCTATGCTTGAAAAAATAGAGTTTGTCATACCAGCAGATATGCGTCTTCATGCTCTGATGGCACAATTGACTTTGGATGCATGTACACTGACACTCAGTACCATTAGAAATTATGAGAATATCACACCTCAAATGCAAAATGAAGCTGAGGCAACACTTTGTAAAAAGATCAAAAAGAGTGATGGAGAAATAGATTTTGAAGATGCCGGTCTGATCTATAATAAATACCGCGCGTTTGAAGGTTGGCCGGGAATTTTTACGACAAATGGTACAAAATTGGATGGAGTGAATCTCATAGATACAACATCTGATAATAGAGTGTTAGAGATCCTTTCCTTTGATGAAGAGAGTGTAGTGGTCGGATGTAGAAAAGGAGCATTGAAGATAGCCACCTTGCAACCTGCATCTAAAAAAGCGATGTCTGCAAAAGCATATTGCGTAGGAAGGGGGCTGAAAGTTGGAGATACTCTACTTTAA
- the proB gene encoding glutamate 5-kinase codes for MKRVVIKVGSHVITENGSIAKPRMLALVQLIAELKTHHYEVILVSSGAVSAGYTQLPLDRSIVANKQALAAIGQPYLLKMYQEKFARFNLLCSQVLLSADVFKFKEHVDHAKNAIDTLLENNVVPIINENDTVSIEELVFGDNDRLSAHVAHYFDASLLVILSDIDAFYDKDPNKYDDAKRRAVVHTIEEDELNAEHTPNNEFATGGIVTKLQSADFLMRQGREMFLASGFDLKDVSAFLIKEEHKGGTLFKAL; via the coding sequence ATGAAAAGAGTTGTGATTAAAGTCGGTTCACATGTGATAACGGAAAATGGCAGTATTGCCAAACCACGTATGTTGGCATTGGTTCAATTGATAGCAGAATTAAAAACACATCACTATGAAGTTATCTTAGTGAGTTCAGGTGCGGTATCTGCAGGATATACACAGTTGCCATTGGATAGAAGTATTGTGGCCAATAAACAGGCACTTGCAGCTATCGGACAGCCCTATTTACTCAAAATGTATCAGGAAAAGTTTGCAAGATTTAATTTACTCTGTTCGCAGGTACTTTTGAGTGCAGATGTTTTTAAGTTTAAAGAGCATGTAGATCATGCCAAAAATGCCATAGACACACTCCTGGAAAATAATGTAGTACCCATTATCAACGAGAATGACACCGTGAGTATTGAAGAGCTTGTTTTTGGTGATAATGACAGACTCTCTGCACATGTGGCACATTATTTTGATGCCTCGCTGTTGGTCATACTTTCTGATATAGATGCATTCTATGACAAAGATCCAAACAAATATGACGATGCCAAACGCAGAGCAGTGGTCCATACGATAGAAGAGGACGAACTTAACGCAGAACATACACCCAACAATGAGTTTGCTACTGGAGGTATCGTAACGAAACTTCAATCTGCAGATTTTTTAATGAGACAGGGTAGAGAGATGTTTTTGGCAAGTGGGTTTGATCTTAAGGATGTGAGCGCTTTTCTTATAAAAGAGGAACATAAAGGCGGCACACTGTTTAAAGCCTTATAG
- the obgE gene encoding GTPase ObgE, whose amino-acid sequence MFVDSVELTISSGKGGAGAISFWTEKFVSKGGPDGGDGGRGGSVYFKVDNNTDTLSGLRGRNHIKAENGRPGEGRKCYGRKGHDTTITVPPGTTVVDIETGEELLDLVNEGDVVLFIEGGKGGLGNMHFKSSSNQRPTYAQPGLPGITKHVRLEMKLIADVGLVGYPNVGKSTLISTLSNARPQVANYEFTTLTPKLGVVHMGDYDSFMMADIPGIIEGASDGRGLGLEFLKHIERTKTLLLMIDAANYREMKYQYETLLVELKRYSETLATRKHAIAITKIDSLSQDEVNALTETFLADIGLEANGTLYKYKADTNYLSYGFKTDFGVLLPEEKPFFVLPISSVAHLNTEALRYAIGDFVKMVKAEQEAE is encoded by the coding sequence ATGTTTGTAGATAGTGTAGAACTAACAATTAGTTCTGGTAAAGGTGGTGCAGGTGCCATCTCTTTTTGGACAGAGAAGTTTGTCTCTAAAGGTGGTCCTGATGGTGGTGATGGTGGTCGTGGAGGTTCTGTATATTTTAAAGTAGATAATAATACAGATACACTCTCCGGACTTCGTGGCCGTAACCACATTAAAGCAGAAAATGGTCGTCCTGGAGAAGGGCGCAAGTGTTATGGTCGTAAAGGACACGATACGACCATAACGGTGCCTCCTGGTACGACAGTTGTCGATATAGAGACAGGTGAAGAGCTGCTTGACCTGGTCAATGAAGGTGATGTTGTTCTCTTCATTGAAGGGGGAAAAGGTGGTTTGGGAAATATGCACTTTAAGAGTTCAAGTAACCAAAGGCCAACGTATGCACAGCCAGGACTGCCAGGGATAACCAAGCATGTAAGACTTGAAATGAAACTCATTGCAGATGTTGGTTTAGTGGGATATCCAAATGTAGGAAAATCTACACTTATCTCTACGCTTTCCAATGCAAGACCCCAAGTGGCCAACTATGAGTTCACCACTTTGACACCGAAACTCGGTGTCGTACATATGGGTGATTATGATTCTTTTATGATGGCAGATATACCTGGTATTATCGAAGGTGCGAGTGACGGTAGAGGCTTGGGATTAGAATTTTTGAAGCATATTGAAAGAACAAAAACATTGCTTCTTATGATCGATGCGGCAAATTACAGAGAGATGAAGTATCAGTATGAGACGCTTCTGGTTGAGTTAAAACGTTACTCTGAAACACTCGCCACACGAAAGCATGCGATCGCCATTACCAAAATTGATTCACTTTCACAAGATGAAGTGAATGCTTTGACAGAAACATTCTTAGCGGATATAGGTTTGGAAGCGAATGGTACATTATATAAATATAAAGCAGATACAAACTATCTAAGTTATGGATTTAAGACAGATTTTGGTGTACTATTACCAGAAGAGAAACCATTTTTTGTACTTCCTATCTCATCTGTAGCACATTTAAATACTGAAGCATTACGTTATGCTATTGGTGATTTTGTCAAAATGGTTAAAGCAGAACAAGAAGCTGAGTAA
- the rpmA gene encoding 50S ribosomal protein L27, producing MAHKKGQGSTQNNRDSAGRRLGVKKFGGETVIPGNIIIRQRGTKVHPGNGVGMGKDHTIFALVEGVVKFDNKSATQKKVSVVPA from the coding sequence ATGGCACACAAGAAAGGACAAGGGTCCACTCAAAATAACCGTGATTCAGCTGGACGTCGTTTAGGCGTTAAAAAATTTGGTGGTGAAACAGTTATCCCAGGTAACATTATCATCAGACAAAGAGGAACAAAAGTACATCCAGGTAATGGTGTAGGAATGGGTAAAGACCATACTATATTTGCACTTGTAGAAGGTGTAGTGAAGTTTGACAACAAATCTGCTACTCAAAAGAAAGTTTCAGTAGTACCTGCATAA
- the rplU gene encoding 50S ribosomal protein L21 — translation MYAIIKASGQQFKVQEGDIICFDNMNLEPKAAVEFKEVLAVDNGELTVGAPFVEGAVVKGEVINEGRDKKVIIYKKRRRKDSKLKRGFRRSFTRVRITKIA, via the coding sequence ATGTACGCAATCATTAAAGCAAGTGGCCAACAATTTAAAGTTCAAGAGGGTGATATCATCTGTTTTGACAACATGAATCTTGAGCCAAAAGCAGCGGTAGAATTTAAAGAAGTTCTAGCCGTAGACAACGGTGAATTAACTGTAGGAGCTCCTTTCGTAGAGGGTGCTGTAGTTAAAGGTGAAGTGATCAATGAAGGTAGAGATAAAAAAGTTATCATCTACAAAAAAAGAAGAAGAAAAGATTCAAAACTTAAAAGAGGTTTCAGAAGAAGCTTTACAAGAGTTAGAATTACTAAAATAGCATAA
- a CDS encoding RidA family protein codes for MKFISTEEAPAAIGPYSQAVVAKGLIYTSGQIALTPEGVMAADDVENQTHQVMKNLFYVLEASGAHFNDVIKTTIFLADMNDFEKVNAIYAHYFGTHKPVRSTVAVKTLPKNALVEIDCIALAGADYTY; via the coding sequence ATGAAATTTATTTCGACAGAAGAAGCACCCGCAGCAATAGGACCATATTCACAAGCAGTTGTAGCAAAGGGGTTGATCTATACTTCAGGACAGATCGCACTCACACCAGAAGGTGTCATGGCTGCAGATGATGTAGAGAATCAAACACATCAAGTTATGAAGAACCTTTTTTATGTACTTGAAGCATCAGGTGCACACTTCAATGATGTGATCAAAACAACGATTTTCTTGGCAGATATGAATGACTTCGAAAAAGTCAATGCGATCTATGCACATTATTTTGGTACACATAAGCCAGTACGTAGTACGGTTGCTGTGAAAACACTTCCAAAAAATGCACTGGTTGAGATAGATTGTATCGCACTTGCCGGAGCGGATTATACATATTAA